The Scyliorhinus canicula chromosome 11, sScyCan1.1, whole genome shotgun sequence genome contains a region encoding:
- the LOC119973707 gene encoding LOW QUALITY PROTEIN: F-box only protein 7-like (The sequence of the model RefSeq protein was modified relative to this genomic sequence to represent the inferred CDS: inserted 4 bases in 2 codons) translates to MKLCVRVQRQKGWVELEQNEPTLTDLRSKITNCLLPSLGYSSETEFNISLNGKDVLIDXKSIGIVSGDLICLILPDSVSTSGSLSDLNVKEQPTCSNTAQNQGLLNGGNRLGSDHEIGSGAYQPSEANIQNSSSGELSMVFEETPARHPYEPMLCSEAVDGQVPHSLEMLYNSAECTDPKDALIIVLHLLMLEAGYIPQGTILESSQMPAKWKNEGLYRLQYSHSLCEDGAATLSCIPMGNLVVVNATLKINGNVRNVKKVQLSPASDVCLDRVGGDAANVYKDLQKLSCMFKDQLVYPLLANARQALNLPDVFGIIVLPLELQLRIFRLLDVLSILSLSAVCRHLFTATNDQLLWRFLYLRDFRDLRTSRPXDWKKLYKEKYVMRRKTLHRIPLYLPPALPVFPGQPGPFNPFPFQPRHFYPPEIIGGEYDEHPQLPYRGDPINRFLPGSGPLPGTLPPFRPPFDPTDSLPGQSTAMPGFHGIQFTARSSGGRSANIRRGNI, encoded by the exons ATGAAACTGTGTGTGCGTGTTCAAAGACAGAAGGGCTGGGTGGAGTTGGAGCAGAACGAGCCTACTCTCACTGACCTGCGCAGTAAGATTACTAACTGTCTTCTGCCATCCTTGGGATACAGTTCTGAAACCGAATTCAACATCAGTCTAAATGGGAAAGATGTTCTAATCGA GAAGTCCATTGGGATAGTCTCTGGGGATTTGATCTGCTTAATCCTGCCAGATTCCGTGTCTACCTCTGGATCGTTGTCAGACTTGAATGTAAAGGAACAACCAACATGCTCAAATACTGCTCAGAATCAGGGTCTTCTGAATGGTGGGAATAGACTTGGGTCTGATCACGAGATTGGCTCTGGTGCATACCAACCATCTGAAGCAAATATCCAAAATTCTTCATCTGGCGAGTTGTCCATGGTATTTGAAGAAActccagcaagacatccctatgaGCCAATGCTGTGCAGTGAAGCGGTTGATGGACAGGTGCCACATTCATTAGAAATGTTGTATAATTCTGCTGAGTGCACCGACCCAAAGGATGCCCTGATTATAGTGCTTCACCTCCTCATGCTAGAGGCAGGATACATTCCACAGGGTACCATACTGGAGAGTTCCCAAATGCCTGCAAAATGGAAGAATGAAGGTCTCTATAGACTACAATACAGTCACTCCCTGTGTGAAGATGGGGCTGCTACACTCTCTTGCATTCCAATGGGAAACCTGGTTGTAGTCAATGCCACACTGAAGATAAATGGGAACGTTCGAAATGTGAAGAAAGTACAATTGTCTCCTGCATCCGACGTTTGTTTAGACAGAGTGGGTGGGGATGCTGCAAATGTGTATAAAGATCTACAAAAACTCTCCTGTATGTTCAAAGATCAGCTTGTGTATCCTCTGCTTGCCAATGCCAGACAAGCTTTGAACCTCCCGGATGTGTTTGGTATTATAGTCCTTCCCCTGGAACTCCAATTGCGAATTTTCCGACTCCTGGACGTATTGTCTATTTTATCTCTCTCGGCAGTATGCCGGCATCTTTTTACAGCTACTAATGACCAACTACTTTGGAGATTTCTGTACTTGAGGGATTTCAGAGATTTGCGAACCAGCAGGCC TGACTGGAAGAAACTCTACAAAGAAAAATATGTCATGAGGAGAAAAACGCTGCACAGAATTCCTCTGTATTTGCCACCGGCTTTGCCTGTATTTCCAGGCCAGCCTGGCCCGTTCAATCCCTTCCCATTTCAACCTCGTCATTTTTATCCGCCTGAGATTATTGGAGGAGAATACGATGAGCATCCTCAGCTGCCGTACCGAGGAGATCCTATCAATCGCTTTTTACCTGGATCAGGACCGCTGCCAGGGACATTGCCTCCATTCAGGCCACCGTTTGACCCAACTGATTCTTTGCCAGGTCAGTCAACTGCAATGCCTGGATTTCATGGCATCCAATTTACAGCGAGGTCTTCTGGAGGCAGATCAGCAAATATTAGGCGTGGCAACATTTAG